The Rhopalosiphum maidis isolate BTI-1 chromosome 2, ASM367621v3, whole genome shotgun sequence genome segment CTTTGTgtgtgtactataatattgattaactttttttatatctataaattataatgtaatagcaATCATATTTCTCTACTAATTTCTATGttcagaataaattatttttaattatcatgaatattaaatttgttcttttttgaaaaattgtctACTTTCTTTTtagtaattgtatatataatttttttttttattattaatatttgtacagtataacattttcaagtataaaatcGTATACTTAACCTAGATGtcccatatttatatatctatggaaaaaaattgattgtatGTGTTTAAATATCTGTGCATTATACTTGACAAACATTTAGGCTAAAGCAGTGGCTTATATAGTGGGGGGAGTGTTTTTGGGGTTCAAACTTCCCTGAAGTGTATGGTTGGTACGGGCattgattttgattgtattattaattggaatttaagaatggaaattttatttattccccCTTCCCCcctgaaattattttctttgtataCCACTAGGCTAAAGCCTCTACTGTAATGCTAAATGTAAAaccttaaaatttatttacattagatacatcaaatacaataattttaatttataccaaatcattattttattaattaatacattttgttaaggtacaattaattttcatttggcTCTATGAGACTAGAACAAAAAAAgctattaactaattaaaaactatttaaagaaaaaaaaattaatcaaaacaacttaaaatttgttttaatataaattttcttttatactaattcaatggttaagttaaaaaaattataagtgtaagaaaatatttaaattataataataaataaaaatgagttaACGATTAgactttttaagttttagggtattaaaatataatttatatgtcattataaaatataaatgttattttaaatttatatattatatgccttTTTCAGTATATTCatcaatgatatttattaatgttgattatatattaaagtgtCCCATATCAAGTTTGTAACCAATTAGGATGTAAATcagtattatatgaaattaatgaaaattgtattgtaactcatcattttttaaaactttatatttaatctttatttGTTTGCTGTGGATGTTGGTTATaagaacataaaaattataaaaactaaagttTTTACTcaatgaatttgaattttgttattatttttaaagtttatttattattttataattttggtgttttatgtacattttgtaGATGCACCATGGTGTGGTCATTGCAAACAATTAGCACCAGAATATGCAAATGCAGCTCAACATTTAATCCAGAATGAAATACCAGTTAAATTGGGCAAAGTAGATGCTACTATTGAGAGTGACTTAGCTGAACAGTTTGGTATCCGAGGATATCCAACtttgaagttctttaaaaGTGGAAAATCAATTGACTACTcaggtatacaaaaaataattttttttttgattgatagtgttattgaaattgtcattttataataattattttgtattttaacaatgCAGGTGGCCGAACTAAGGATGAAATCATCCAGTGGGTAATAAAGAAGTCTGGCCCAGCTTCAAAGGCTTTGAACTCGGAAGAAGAATTCAAATCGTTCATCGAGGGAAAACATGTTGCTATTGTTGGTTATTTCGAAAATTTAGAATCAGATgcagcaaaaatattttcagaactGGCTGACTCTGTTGATGATCATCCATTTGGTATTGTATCGGATTATTCTAAATTTCCTGATTTAGAACACAAggatacatttgttttatataaagatgtaagctttaaaatgttaatatataatttttttattatagtattatttataaattttgattttaattttagtttgatgAAAAGAAAGTTGTATTTGAACAAGAGATTTCCAATGTTGAAGACAtcaagaaatttatttttgttcattcaTTGCCTCCTATTATAGAATTCAACCAAGAAACTgcccaaaaaatatttggtggTCAGATTAAGAGTCATTTATTACTCTTCTTATCTAAAAAAGAAGGACACTTCGAAAAATTCATTGATGACATTAAGCCTGTTGCACTTGACTTCAGAGGAAAAGtaagttaaattgtatttattgatttataaaaattaattaatttgattaaattgtatttctttaGATTGTGTTTGTTACTATTGATGCTGATGAAGAAGAACATCAAAGGATTTTGGAGTTCTTTGGAATGAAAAAGAATGAAGTACCAAGCATGAGAGCAATCAAACTTGAAGATGATAtgaccaaatttaaaccagAATCTTCTGAATTAACTGGAGAAAATGTAAAGAAATTCGTCTCAGATTTTGTTGAAGGAAAAGTTAAGGTATGATGAatgataattactaattattatattttctattgattattgtttttgacaaaacattttttttttagcaacaTTTACTTTCTGAAGAATTACCTGAAGATTGGAACAAGAACCCAGTCTGGACTTTGACTGCTACTAACTTTGATAGTGTAGCTTTGGATTCAACTAAGAATGTTCTTGTGGAATTTTACGCCCCATGGTGTGGACATTGTAAACAGCTCGCTCCAATTTTGGataaagtaaacaaatataaatctaatgttgttattacttaaatcaagtttttattcatattaatttaaattttaggttggagaatatttttctgataaaGACGATATTATCATTGCCAAAATGGATGCTACAATTAATGAACTTGAGCATACCAAAATTTCCAGCTTCCCCACACTAACCTTCTATCCAAAGGGAGATAGTCCAAAAGTAtgttaagacatttttttatttgtaaaactttttttctaactatgaattttcaactattaaatacattttaaaacgtagAATAttcttttacaaaatatttcattaatgaattatatttattaggccaTTGAATATAATGGAGACAGAACATTAGAAGCAATCATTAAGTTTATCGAAGCTGATGGAAAACAAGAAAGTTCTTCTAGCACATCggtaattatcatttttgaatCAATATGTTATTACTACAAAAGATTAATAGCCATCCTCGCTAATgagtcaaacatttttatattcaaatttgtacctttaacaacataaaaattttgatttgaaaCTATATAATCATGGCTATACTTCCATGTTCATTgtctaaacaaattaaaaaaattgtatagat includes the following:
- the LOC113551818 gene encoding protein disulfide-isomerase; the protein is MILHVAFAAFLFVNSVIADAGVQEQVAVESDEGVLVLTKDNFQKIVSSSEYLLVKFYAPWCGHCKQLAPEYANAAQHLIQNEIPVKLGKVDATIESDLAEQFGIRGYPTLKFFKSGKSIDYSGGRTKDEIIQWVIKKSGPASKALNSEEEFKSFIEGKHVAIVGYFENLESDAAKIFSELADSVDDHPFGIVSDYSKFPDLEHKDTFVLYKDFDEKKVVFEQEISNVEDIKKFIFVHSLPPIIEFNQETAQKIFGGQIKSHLLLFLSKKEGHFEKFIDDIKPVALDFRGKIVFVTIDADEEEHQRILEFFGMKKNEVPSMRAIKLEDDMTKFKPESSELTGENVKKFVSDFVEGKVKQHLLSEELPEDWNKNPVWTLTATNFDSVALDSTKNVLVEFYAPWCGHCKQLAPILDKVGEYFSDKDDIIIAKMDATINELEHTKISSFPTLTFYPKGDSPKAIEYNGDRTLEAIIKFIEADGKQESSSSTSSEEGEEEEEEREKPKDEL